One region of Oncorhynchus kisutch isolate 150728-3 unplaced genomic scaffold, Okis_V2 scaffold3757, whole genome shotgun sequence genomic DNA includes:
- the LOC109884671 gene encoding uncharacterized protein LOC109884671 has product MESTTEGGGGGGGGGGGGLRELVLKWFTETQAPLILLHEGNFPDWFQGFTTRKEAEDQLRDKPLGCFLIRLSDKAVGYILSYKGQDRCRHFVINQDQAGLFAISGDDQPHHSLTELIEHYRVHPIQPFGESLTSTYCCQSSSGELYDVVQFETKEKKKTGGVSVRALRSYWDQQNEQKNDQHQQNDHQKDHHNDPRNDPWNDPRNDPRNDPRNDQHQWNDLPPTRQPPAVPPVLPPKTNNRKLTSTVSIGRKSLPQQAVPPVPRRGPPLTHSLSGTLSDKSASQTQYAEIHHDQTKTTSHSQTQYAEIHANHNKTTSHSQTQYAEIHHDQTKTTSHGQTQYAEIHMNQNKVERLASTGSLNQRRSTGPWFSNNTSTAAGVVMYSELNLPDGRSRSLPRLDDATEEEEEEGYSDRITIHCFPNTSHSPNPPKRVTCHAYSLQDPRESPRPQIHGGPQSLDQLSNNPLYQASVGLGEGRDTPWKVPQKQREGDPGRSPQDQTPQQEESMYAEVPEGPSPPRHLITDNTYEQIPGDGGLKRTQSTATDQEGNTYEMLENLKSKESTWGKKNITWRKLFPEYKKK; this is encoded by the exons ATGGAGTCTacaacagagggaggaggaggaggaggaggaggaggaggaggagggctgaggGAGCTGGTTCTAAAGTGGTTTACAGAGACCCAggcccctctcattctcctccatGAAGGAAACTTTCCCGATTGGTTCCAAGGCTTCACCACCAGGAA GGAAGCAGAGGATCAGCTGAGAGACAAGCCTCTGGGATGTTTTCTCATCAGACTCAGTGACAAAGCCGTAGGATACATCCTCTCATACAA AGGACAAGATCGCTGCCGCCATTTTGTGATCAACCAGGACCAAGCTGGGCTGTTCGCTATCTCCGGGGACGACCAGCCTCACCACAGCCTCACAGAACTGATAGAGCACTACAGAGTCCATCCCATCCAGCCCTTTGGAGAGTCCCTCACCTCTACATACTGTTGTCAG TCAAGCTCAGGAGAGCTGTATGATGTGGTGCAGTTCGAGaccaaagagaagaagaagactggTGGGGTCAGTGTCCGAGCTCTGAGAAGTTACTGGGACCAGCAGAACGAACAGAAGAATGACCAACACCAACAGAATGACCATCAAAAGGACCATCACAATGACCCACGGAACGACCCATGGAACGACCCACGGAATGACCCACGGAATGACCCACGGAATGACCAACACCAATGGAATGACCTGCCGCCAACTAGGCAGCCCCCTGCAGTGCCACCCGTGCTGCCGCCCAAAACCAACAACAGGAAGTTGACATCAACAGTATCCATTGGCAGGAAGTCCCTCCCACAG CAAGCAGTACCTCCAGTCCCAAGGCGAGGCCCACCTCTGACCCACTCTCTGAGTGGAACCTTGTCTGACAAGAGCGCGTCTCAAACCCAATACGCCGAAATACATCATGACCAAACCAAGACCACATCTCACAGTCAAACCCAATACGCTGAGATACATGCTAACCACAACAAGACCACATCTCACAGTCAAACCCAATACGCAGAAATACACCATGACCAAACCAAGACCACATCTCACGGTCAAACCCAATACGCAGAAATACACATGAACCAGAACAAAGTGGAGAGACTGGCCAGTACTGGGAGTCTGAACCAGAGGAGGAGCACCGGGCCCTGGTTCTCCAATAACACCTCCACAGCAGCAGGAGTAGTCATGTACTCTGAGCTGAACCTGCCAGATGGACGGAGCCGCTCTCTACCCCGCCTGGACGACgccacggaggaggaggaggaggaggggtactCCGACAGGATAACCATCCATTGCTTCCCCAACACCTCTCACTCCCCCAATCCCCCCAAGAGGGTCACCTGCCACGCCTACTCTCTTCAGGACCCCAGGGAAAGCCCCCGGCCACAGATCCACGGTGGACCACAAAGCCTGGATCAGCTGAGCAACAACCCACTGTACCAGGCCTCTGTCGGGCTTGGTGAGGGCCGGGACACCCCCTGGAAGGTACCACAGAAGCAGAGAGAAGGGGACCCTGGCAGAAGCCCCCAGGACCAGACTCCTCAGCAGGAGGAGAGTATGTATGCAGAGGTTCCAGAGGGGCCATCTCCTCCCCGTCATCTGATTACAGACAACACCTATGAGCAGATCCCAGGGGACGGTGGCCTAAAGAGGACACAAAGCACAGCCACAGACCAGGAGGGAAACACCTATGAGATGCTGGAGAACCTGAAGTCCAAGGAGTCTACTTGGGGCAAGAAG aatatcacaTGGAGAAAATTATTCCCTGAATACAAGAAGAAATAG